In Procambarus clarkii isolate CNS0578487 chromosome 6, FALCON_Pclarkii_2.0, whole genome shotgun sequence, one DNA window encodes the following:
- the LOC138355957 gene encoding streptococcal hemagglutinin-like, whose amino-acid sequence MSQHVSVYLGMSQYILACLSMSQYIFACISISWHVSVCLSISWHVSVYLGMSQYILACLSISWHVSVYLGMSQHVSVYLGMSQYVSVYLGMSQHVSVYLGMSQHVSVNLGMSQYILACLSMSQYIMACLSISWHVSACLSISWHVSVYLGMSQYVSVYLGMSQYILACPSMSQYILACLSISLYILARLSMSQYILACLSISWHVSACLSISWHVSVYLGMSQHVSVYLGMCQHVSVYLGMSQHVSVYLGMSQHVSVYLCMSQYILACLSMSQYILACLSISWHVSVYLGMSQHVSVYLSMSQYVSVYLSMSQYVSVCLGMSQHVTVYLGMSQHVSVYLGMSQNVSVYLGMS is encoded by the coding sequence ATGTCTCAGCATGTCTCAGTATATCTTGGTATGTCTCAGTATATCTTGGCATGTCTCAGCATGTCTCAGTATATATTTGCATGTATCAGTATATCTTGGCATGTCTCAGTATGTCTCAGTATATCTTGGCATGTCTCAGTATATCTTGGCATGTCTCAGTATATCTTGGCATGTCTCAGTATATCTTGGCATGTCTCAGTATATCTTGGCATGTCTCAGCATGTCTCAGTATATCTTGGCATGTCTCAGTATGTCTCAGTATATCTTGGCATGTCTCAGCATGTTTCAGTATATCTTGGCATGTCTCAGCATGTCTCAGTAAATCTTGGCATGTCTCAGTATATCTTGGCATGTCTCAGTATGTCTCAGTATATCATGGCATGTCTCAGTATATCTTGGCATGTCTCAGCATGTCTCAGTATATCTTGGCATGTCTCAGTATATCTTGGCATGTCTCAGTATGTCTCAGTATATCTTGGCATGTCTCAGTATATCTTGGCATGTCCCAGCATGTCTCAGTATATCTTAGCATGTCTCAGTATTTCTCTGTATATCTTGGCACGTCTCAGCATGTCTCAGTATATCTTGGCATGTCTCAGTATATCTTGGCATGTCTCAGCATGTCTCAGTATATCTTGGCATGTCTCAGTATATCTTGGCATGTCTCAGCATGTCTCAGTATATCTTGGCATGTGTCAGCATGTCTCAGTATATCTTGGCATGTCTCAGCATGTCTCAGTATATCTTGGCATGTCTCAGCATGTCTCAGTATATCTTTGCATGTCTCAGTATATCTTGGCATGTCTCAGTATGTCTCAGTATATCTTGGCATGTCTCAGTATATCTTGGCATGTCTCAGTATATCTTGGCATGTCTCAGCATGTCTCAGTATATCTTAGCATGTCTCAGTATGTCTCAGTATATCTTAGCATGTCTCAGTATGTCTCAGTATGTCTTGGCATGTCTCAGCATGTCACAGTATATCTTGGCATGTCTCAGCATGTCTCAGTATATCTTGGCATGTCTCAGAATGTCTCAGTATATCTTGGCATGTCTTAG